The Vitis vinifera cultivar Pinot Noir 40024 chromosome 18, ASM3070453v1 region CCAAAGCGTCTAAGAAATTACAAGATCAGTCTGATACGATGTCTGACTTACCCAAGGCTTCTCTGCTGAGAAAAGTATAAATCTAGCCAAGAAAGTCGCAGAAGCAGCTATTAGCGATGGTGCATAACAAAGCATGTTGTACTCTAGGAGTGATAACTCTGTAAGGTAGCTTGCCAAGCATTCCAGTTGCAATGATGGATCCTACAAAGCAACAAATATGATCACCAAAAAGTATCAAGTATTCAAGAATCACCAGGCAAAGGACTAAATATGGATATCCAAGCGCTTCCATATTTAAAGACTACAATATCAAGTGGAAGTGAGTACTACAATGGTCATTATTCAAGGTTTTATTTATACTAACATAGTGTCAGTTTGAATTGCATCCCACTCCCTCTTTCAACTCAAATATTAATCAAGAGCAACATTTGTTGCTATTGTTACATCATTTACCAGCCAAATGCTCCATCATAATGATCAAAAAGCAAAGTTCATAAAACCTAGTAACCAATAGAGAATGACATAAAACAAAGTACCATGATTAAACCAGTTCAAGACAGGTACCTTATTGTTCCCTTGAGCAGCATGAATAAATTGCCTTAACATTGTGAATCAATCAGATGTCAATAACTACACAAACAAACAGCAATGGAACTCAGAATATTCAATAAGAACCAGAAAGATAGGCCTTACCTCAAAAAACATTTAGTTGTTGGGACTGTCATTTCAAACTTCAAATAATTCAAGACTGCAGATTCCATTTGCAAAACCTGGAAAATTAAATTGCTGAATGACAACTCAAATGAGAGCACAAAGGAACAATTCGAAGAAGCATCTAGGCAAGCACAATTCAGCTAAAAGAGAATAGATTCAAAACCTCCTCCTTGGAGTACGTGTTATCAGTTATGTAACAGAACTCTGCCACCTGGAGCGCACAAATCTCCTCATATTTACTGGcaatgttttcattttcatggtcATTATCCATACCCAATTTCAACGGATTTGgcaagaagaaaacaaaaggaaataataaaatcttacgCTGCAATCATCATGCAGGCAATGCCAAGCAATTGTAACTGCTTCCTATTCATAACATTGCCAGAAAGATAACGATCTATGTAGTTAACAGTCAAAAATAGTGTATCTGGTGCAAGCCTGTACTCTTCAGCTACCTGAAGTTGGAATTAGAATTAAGACCACTGGTTTCAAGATAGTAATAACCACAACTTTACACACAAGAGCAGCTGATGACATCGACAATAAGGATTTTTATTATCCGAGGAAAAGCCCCAGCTATCAACATATGAAGTTGTTGCTATAAAACAAAACCCGTCCCTGATGTGAGGAGGGGGGAGATTCCTTAGAATATACCAATCCACAAAGGAAATGTGAAAGAAAACTATTATAGTTTACCTCCACAAGCCAATCAATGAGTATTGCACGCATGCTGGGATTAATGTCTTTCTGAACCCTTTCCATGAAGTCAATGGAAGGCCGTTTCTTTGCCTAAAATGACCTCAGCAATGGGATAGAGAATGAAGAAAAGTAGGAAAGTCAAATGAGATTCCAGACTAGGAATTCTAGATAAAAAGAATATAACTATGTAAAACATAATTTAGCTAACCGTATGACATGCTCAAACAAGTCTGTctatacaaaagaaaattatgaaactAAAATTTCCTCAACGCAGTCCTCATCAGAGATGGAAATTGAGTTTATCTGTGCAGAACTAACAAAGAATCTGCAACAACTAATGCCAAAATTGATCTGATGAACTACCAAAGAACCAGCACCCACTAATGCCAAAAGTCAGCTAATACTCCTACAAACCAACCAACACACTTATGAGAGGATGATTCCCATGCAAAGGTTGGTCATTCATGTTTGGCTCTAGACTTCTTACAAAATTTGTATCTGCCATTAACAAACCATCCTGGTCTGTCTATATGATTTTTATCCACATTCCAtgtcaaattattaatttactatAAAATTCCAAAGACTTAAAAAATCCCACAGAATTTGTCAATGGATTAAAAGTGAAAAGTGAAAATATCTGTTttagttgagaaaaaaatatcaatatctaTGATGTTACACAAAATTAGTATCctgctaaaaaaatttattaagaaatcATATTGACACATCGGAGACAAACTGATTCATTAGAGATACCTAAAGACGTCCATTGAATGATTAGAATAAATCAATGTCCAAGAAAGAAAGCCCATTTCAAATGTTCATTCACTTAATAATTTCACCTTAAGAGTGAATCTTCAACTCCAAGAAAATGAAAGTGggagtcaaaaataaaaaaattcatacttaGAATTCTTAAAAATCAGTGTGCTTTtattagaatataaaataataattgtttaatatcttataaaaatattttaatgcacGCCAACATGATTCATTATGACCAGTCGCAAAAGGAGTCATTCAATGTATTTCTTTATGTTTCTAGTTActtgtaaaagtaaaaatgataACAATTACTAAAGGTGACAATTAACATTGTTAACCTTGTAGAGTAAAAGATTAGATGATAGCAAACTTCATAGCCTTGCAACACTAGTAATCAATTTTTGCAAAACACATATGAGGTTGTTGTCCTACTTGAACATACAAAAGCAAGAAGgcttttttgaaattttgaatgctGATTTTATAGTTAACGGCAAGTCCATGAGAAATGAATAAGTTTGGACATGTGTTTACTTTAGAGATACTGATGTACTGAACAAATAATAAGTTTGGATATGTGTTTACTTGGCAATACCAATGTAATGAACAATATATGGGAATAAATAgcacatatatttaaaatgcaaaagaaaCCTCAGATGCACGCAAGTTACTGTAGATATCACAATCGATGGCTGCATAAAACCGTGGATCCAGGAAATTTTTATCAACATTAACAATTTTGTCAATTGTTTCCACCTCCACATCTCCCTTGCAGATATTTCCTGAGATCAAAATTACAGAACTAAATTAACAAGGCCAGGAGAATATATAACTATAATTTGCAATTGCAGTCACAGAAAGCTAAGCAAGATGTCATGGACAAcattttaattaccaaaattttacaaaaagaaataaaatctaaataataaAGCTGCcaattatcaaacaaaacaaCCAAGGGAAAAGCCCATCCAGAGTAGCTAAATGAAGTGGACAAgaaaagttataaatttattagaAGAAGAAACCTGTTATTTCCACATGCTTCGAAAGATGGAGACAGGTACCTGTCTTTGTCTCAACAAAACTAACTGGAGAAGCATCATGGTTATTGATATATTCAAATTCTGGACTCTTCAAAGAATCACAAGTAGACATGGTCTCATCTAAAGAAACTGAACCATCTGATTGACTTGGGGAAACACCCATAGTTCTAGGGGCAGAAAGGACACTAACCATGCTGCTGGAAGCAGAAAGACTACCAACAGGTTGATCACTCTTGGGGAAGCATGTATCCTCACAAGAAACAGCAGGACTTGATTTTACATTCAAGGATGCAGGGAAAGTATTTTGAGAGAGGGTTGTACCACGAATGCAGGTCAAAGATCTCTTCTTTATCTTGAAAGTTTTTGCTGTGCATGGTGCCTTCAAATATGAACCTTGGTTAACCTTTTTTCCCCAAAAATTAGAACAAGGATACTGTTAAACAGGAAGCAAGCTACTAACTTATGTCCCATTTCAATATGAATGTAAAGGATAAAAGAGCAAAATAAAGTTATGAGGCATCAGGGAACAAAATGACAAGAAACATTTCCAATTagattttcatattattttcaaaGCACACATAAAACCCATAAAATggtatcattcttttttttttttggtgaaacaATTGCCCAAACCTACCTATAATTCTAAATTTGTTGAAAGTTGTTGGAAAAATCATAACacggtaaaaaaaaaagtaaaataaagaaaacaaaagatttatGTGGTTCAACATAATTGCCTACTTCCACGGGAAAGAGAGATTAAATTCATTACTaaacttcaaaaattcataCTAAAACTCTCTACCCAAAACTCAATATATCATTTGCCTATTTGTTTTCACTCTCCTTACAACTTTGATGgcctactttttttttcaacctcTCTACAAATCCTATGTAAAACCACATATTTATAGTCTTCTTGGTCAACCCTAAAGAGTGAGCTTCCCGATCTTAGTCAAACTCAAAAACAGTAATTTACCCAAACCTAAACTAAGAAGGATGAATATCTGAGATCTActtaaaaaaaggaaggaaagaaagaaataaactttaaaatgatAGTCttagttggaattaaattaagattagcATCTGTTGAAGTTAAATTAGGAGAATTCGAGTCATAATAGATCAATAGAATCctaacaaaatttgaatttctttgaGAAGCTTGTAAATAAGGATAATTGAtgtaaaccaaaataaaatgattaaataatattagttttttCTCAAGCATTGCAATTCTCACCGATgagatttcattatttttcctcTAAATGAAATCCCTAGAAGGCCTTAATGAGATTATAAAGTTtctatcccttcttcttctcatattctttctttatatttttattttgtttttttcctgtTGTCATAAATTCTATTCCTTGTCCATCTccttaaaccttaaaaaataaaacctctaACCTACCAACTTGATTGTAAACATTCAATCAAAGGTTTGTCCTATATTATAAACTCTATAAATATcaactttttcaaaactaaagaTCCATAATTTGAGTCGAAATCaccaacaatctccaccttgactcaaattctctcaattCACATGTGGAGGTATCTCTTCTTGATACCCACCTTTGCACCCCTTATGGGTAAGATGTCACCACTACACAATCACTAAAAGTAAACATGTGTCAAGTTCAAACTCTCATCAAACTTGATTCGAGAAACTGTCTTTGTCTTCTTCATAACTTCATTCTTTTTACAATTGGTCTAGTAATAGCCCAAAAGATCTAAAGCCcctaaaagaattaaaattttccttaatttagGAACATGCTTAACATTATCAATATCCTCACAACACTATCAAACATCTTCACTTTAACACAATCAATCCCACTAACTTTATAGCTAGAATTATTATCAATTAAAATAGTACTAGCATTACATTCTTTGTAGGTGTCAATACACTTCTTATATGGGCACATACAAAAATAACACCCAAAATCCAAGAAGAAAAAATGTCTTCATCaagtaaaatagaaatatcattatcattattaaacTTTTCATTAACAACAATAGCAAAATTTGAAGTCTCTTAGGATTTAAGTTTTCTCCTTACTTCTAAGTGCTTTGTCAATTCTTCACAATACCTCTAaacatgtcattttttttctaataatagTAACACTCCACATCCCTCCAGAATGTGATTAGAAACAATCACCTATCCTATTATAATATCTCCCTTTCAATTTACTCCTACCATAATATGATTCAAAGTTCACCATAAAAGCTTGTTTGGTGTGAGAAAAAatgcttaatatttttttgtctctAAAAGTGCAATTGACACCTCATCCACTTTTAACATCGCTTTTCCAAACAATAAGTGTTGTCACCCATGTCTCATATGGTTTCAGTAAGGacgcaaataaaataaaaactcgaTCTTACTCATTAATCTTGATCTCCACCCTTAATAGTTGAGTTATGtacttattaaatttatttataggaTCTCTAACATTGGTTTCTTTATCTACTTTCAACTCGTATAACTGTTTTTCAAATGTAATCTATTTATTAGGGATTTCGACATATAAGTTTTCTTTAACTTTTCCCATGAATGAAAAGAAGATTCCTTAGTCAAAATACTATCTAATTCAAAACACTTAGATAGTGTTTTGAATAAGAAATCTccttttgatttatgaaaataaataaataaatttgagaaaattaatatgtcaaaatccctaacaaataaattatatttgaaaatagtaGTTATATGACTTAAAGATGGATGAAGGAATTGACGTTAAggatcataaaaataaatttaataagtgCATAACGTGGTTATTAAGTGTAGAGGTCAAACTTAATAAGGAAAATTGAGTTGCTATTTTAATGGCATTTCTATCAAAATATATGAGACATTGGTGATTACACTTTTAGTTGGAAATATGATGTTAACTATTGATGAGGTGTCAATTGCTCTCTTAGAGACAAAAAATATTAAGCAACCAAGTAGTTCATCTCATACTAAATACGCTCTTGTGGTGAAGTCTAAATCGTATTGTGATATGAGTAAATAGAGAAGATGATTGTTTCTGATCACACTCTTAAAgggatattatatatatatatatataaaagatatattatGAGGTATTGTGAAGAATTGATAAAACACCTACAAGCAAGGAGAAAACTTAAATCCCAAGAGACTTCAAATTTTGATAATGTTGATGAAAAGTCTAATAATAATGAAGATGTGTTTTGTATTATAGttaatgaaaaaatttctaACTCTTAGATTTTGGATTCTAAATATTCTTTTCATATGTGCCCCTATAAAGAATGTTTTGACACCAATAAGGAATGTAATGTTAAACCTATTCCAATGGACAATGATTTTAACTTTAAAGCAATTGGGATTGGTACCGTGAAGGGGAGTATGTTTGATAGTTTATGAGGATATTattaatgttaaaaatgttcCTAAATTGATGAGGAGTTTGATTTCTTTGGGGGTTCTAGACACTCTAGGCTATGATTTTTTCTTATACAGGATGgaattatgaatattaataaaagTGTCTCAAAATTTACAAAACTTGCCAGTAGAGTCACACCTTGAAAAGTCTTATGTTAATGCTAAAGAAGTTGTCACAATAGAAAAGCATGGTAAGATGTTGGCATCAGATGAAAAGTATAAGGAGAAGATGATTAAGACTTCATTTTCAACTAAGGATACTTGTTGACACAAGGATGAGACTAATTGCAAAAATAATGAAGTTATAAAGAAGACAAAGACTCGATGAGAGTTTGAATTTGACACATGTTTACTCTTATTGATTGCACAACAATGACACCCTACCCATAAGGGGTAAGCGTCAAGAAGGGATACCCCACCCTGGTattgagagaatttgagtcAACATGAAAATTGTTGGTCATTTTGACttggattatttatttttatttttgagaaagtCAATATTTGTAAAGTTTAGATTTGGGTAAATTACTCTTTTTAGCTTGACTAGGACTGGAAACTTTCTATTCAGTGTAAGTTCATAGGACTCGTTTGTatcccacaaaaaaaaaaaaaaaaaaaatgttagccGTCAAAAGCGTCCAAGTTGTaaaaacagtgaagagatcaaacTCCCGTGGACATAGGCAATTCACAtcaatctttctttttcttttctttttttctattttcctttatcCTCCTACCGGGTTTGGGTGTTGCGATTTTCCCAAAAGAATTCCCTTTTCCTGATTCACTAATCTGGTACCTTCAAACATGGTTGTAACCTTTTTTCAGTATGGTCACTGTCCTTGATCATCATCCAATTGAAATAGCCCAAAACATGTATTTAGGGATCTCAATACCCAAAAGGAAAAAGCAGAAACAAGAACAACAACGCCATGAAAATCGAAAGAGAAGAACGCACCATAGCATTTGATGCACCAATCTGAGGTCCCTTTCTTTCGTTGGTCACGTTTCTGAGAGGTGGTCGTTTCTTGGCCGCCATGACGTCCTTTCCGTGATCCTCCGTCATCGGAGGCCTCTTCGCTGTGGAAGATGACCGTAACCGGCGACTACGCGTCGACCTCGCCGGAATTACTCTGCAAAAACGACGGTAGTTTTAACTTTATTGGTCGCGAAATGCACTGGAAGAAACCTTATTGAGCGAATGGGCATATAATTCTTGAAGCAATTAGGGTTTATGTATGGTTTTTTATTCTTGATGAAGAGAAGAgagcaacttttttttttttcttttttttttctttttttctcctctgTTTATTTGCAACGTTTTTGAGCGGGAATAGCAGTTGGGCTTGAGATGATCTGGACCGTCTATTTGGCTTGACAGATCTCTATCGTTTGATTAGAGTACGAATCAGTATCTGCACATGCCTCCATCAAATTTTTTAGTATACTGGCTaaaaaggaatgaaaataaatttagaattttttaaaatgatttttaaaaaaatctgacaattcaatattttgtttaaagaaaaaaaggggaCACCAACGAATTTCTTTAAAGATCTTTTAAAAATCTTCTTAACATTAAGTGATTTTATTGGGAGAGAAATCTAACggtcaaatatttaattattatataaatagtaggtttagtaattatttaattaaattttaaaaccttaATCACAATCAAgaatattcaaaaataaattgaaacaacGTAGAGAATTGTTACCATGTTAATTCATCAACAAAATTTACCTGCTTGTATTTGGtaataaagatattttgataaatttatgaaaattgatattttcaatGGCTTAACTAATAGTATAAAAACACTTtcgaatatattttaaaagtcaaTTTAATAGTGATTTCATGAACcaatttttgatttaaaaattgtttttgaaaaaaaaaaatagacgttttgtgaaatttaaaaaaatgtattattttaaataaaatattttcaataaaaacatttaaaataaaaatactattaaacgcactataaattaaaaacattctatataatacaaaaataataattatataatataaaaaatatgttaaaattacaatcttttttcttctaaccaccttttttttaagttttaacacacaattaaaaaagaaaaaaaaaactgatattTAAGCTATGTTcggtttaaaaaaatactaaagaaataaaaaaaatataaaaaaaataaatttatttaacataaaaaatgcgaaataaaataaaatataattacaattagttagatatttataaatttaaaattatttaatatttatatatataaaaaaattaaatgagattgaagtaatatataaaataatttattaattttaaatttacttttttatttatttttacttttttatttctctatttttccGCTCTCTCGTATATTtgatcaaacatagcctaataTTTACCATATTCGAAAGTAAAAAGTAACTTACATTCttaaactatattttattttaatttttcttttattattctcCTATTTACATTGTCAATAAGGTTTGATTGATGCTAAACACCTAAATGTTCCTAGCAAAGCGGGATGAATttcaattattgttattgatTGCCAACAATTGAGGAATGCTTGTGATTTTGGTAACAATATGGTTTTGATTTTGAAACGtacttattttttctctttttctagtAAGTGGGCccaagagtttgaattgagttTGAAAGGCTTTAATAATTGGTTTGACAAAGtcccaaaacataattcaaggagatggatggatggattttcaaactttaaagtacataaattaatattttattaaaatttataggaTGAGACAACGCaggtgatttaaaaattatgtaaatgGTCATATCATACAAATCCAAAAAGGTAaagtacaaaaattattaatttattcgtgatttaatttatttttttatcctatttcTGGTTtcaaaaagtactaaaaaaatattaaaatttttattttttaatattaattttattaaaaaaatgaaaaaagttaaacataataaaaaaagttaaatacgttgaaaaaaaataatttatataatttaaatatatatatatatatatttattttctttatattttatttttctttgaaattttcaagaatcaaatataatttttatttttttaagatcacAGTCATTATTACATGATGTTAGAGCGGCTATTATACCAAAAGAATAGTTagaggttttattttattttttatttaaaatctttaaaatgtaattaatttaatagttgGATATTGCTTAAAAATAAAGGGATTAAATTGAGatatggaaaaaatatatagaaattattttttttgatttaTCTAAAAAGGGAAGACATTTATCtataattattagtttaatacgattttaaaaaaataaataaaaatattattttagaaaatgagtTCAAATTTGTTGTTTCACAAGACCATTTAAAGTTGTATATTGTATATCATAATtggattaaaatatatatatatatatatatatatatcatatgcCTTCTTGGCCagcccaaaaaaaataaagcccAACCCATCAAACAATTAGCCCACGTCCCAAGCTAGGCCTTCAAAGTTTAAGCCCTAAATCACCATCAAGGCGGAGCAGCGAGGTGCCTCGAGTACAGGcgggaaaaagtgaaaaacaggaGAGaatagagagagggagagattttagagagagaaaaatggcACCAGTGTTGCAGAGCTCTCAGCCATGGGTGGAAAAATAGTACGATCTTTCTCGTATGCttgcattttatttattattgaagtttttttttttttaatttatgttttgtgGGTATTGATTTTGTTATCAGTCGCCCGAAGCAAGTGAAGGACGTAGCTCACCAGGACGAGGTGGTTCGAGTGCTTACCAACACCCTTGAGACCACAAATGTAATGGattccttttcatttcaatgttttcgtattatcaattttatattttgtttgaaaccctatcatttttttcttattttcttgaattttctgtTTGTTTGGGACCTTCAGTTGTTCAATTTTTGCTATCAAAAAGCAAggaaaatatttacaaaatggtgaaaattttctaattatgcAGTGCCCGCACATGCTATTCTATGGGCCGCCCGGTACCGGAAAAACCACCACTGCGCTTGCCATTGCTCATCAGCTTTTCGggtcctctctctctctagagatatatatatatatatatatatatatatatatatatatatatatatatatattattaataataattttggttTACGAGTGATGTACTCGTAGCACTTCATTAGCTTGAGTTAGGAATATGCGAATCTTATTCTTTAttgaagtttgaaaaaaatttcagcTCAAACTTCCTTTCAAAAACACGGTGTTGTGTTTCTCAAATGACTACATGGAGGATTTCTAAATGATGTGTTTTTTAGGGTAGacaataatcttttttttttttaatcgaaCCATAAGTCCTCCA contains the following coding sequences:
- the LOC100255774 gene encoding cyclin-A1-4 isoform X3; translated protein: MTEDHGKDVMAAKKRPPLRNVTNERKGPQIGASNAMVNQGSYLKAPCTAKTFKIKKRSLTCIRGTTLSQNTFPASLNVKSSPAVSCEDTCFPKSDQPVGSLSASSSMVSVLSAPRTMGVSPSQSDGSVSLDETMSTCDSLKSPEFEYINNHDASPVSFVETKTGNICKGDVEVETIDKIVNVDKNFLDPRFYAAIDCDIYSNLRASEAKKRPSIDFMERVQKDINPSMRAILIDWLVEVAEEYRLAPDTLFLTVNYIDRYLSGNVMNRKQLQLLGIACMMIAAKYEEICALQVAEFCYITDNTYSKEEVLQMESAVLNYLKFEMTVPTTKCFLRQFIHAAQGNNKDPSLQLECLASYLTELSLLEYNMLCYAPSLIAASATFLARFILFSAEKPWNSMLGHYTHYLPSHLHDCVKALHHLCCNNHGSGLPAIKEKYSQHKYKFVAKKYCPPCVPPEFFEDPSD
- the LOC100255774 gene encoding cyclin-A1-4 isoform X1, encoding MTEDHGKDVMAAKKRPPLRNVTNERKGPQIGASNAMVNQGSYLKAPCTAKTFKIKKRSLTCIRGTTLSQNTFPASLNVKSSPAVSCEDTCFPKSDQPVGSLSASSSMVSVLSAPRTMGVSPSQSDGSVSLDETMSTCDSLKSPEFEYINNHDASPVSFVETKTGTCLHLSKHVEITGNICKGDVEVETIDKIVNVDKNFLDPRFYAAIDCDIYSNLRASEAKKRPSIDFMERVQKDINPSMRAILIDWLVEVAEEYRLAPDTLFLTVNYIDRYLSGNVMNRKQLQLLGIACMMIAAKYEEICALQVAEFCYITDNTYSKEEVLQMESAVLNYLKFEMTVPTTKCFLRQFIHAAQGNNKDPSLQLECLASYLTELSLLEYNMLCYAPSLIAASATFLARFILFSAEKPWNSMLGHYTHYLPSHLHDCVKALHHLCCNNHGSGLPAIKEKYSQHKYKFVAKKYCPPCVPPEFFEDPSD
- the LOC100255774 gene encoding cyclin-A1-4 isoform X2 → MTEDHGKDVMAAKKRPPLRNVTNERKGPQIGASNAMAPCTAKTFKIKKRSLTCIRGTTLSQNTFPASLNVKSSPAVSCEDTCFPKSDQPVGSLSASSSMVSVLSAPRTMGVSPSQSDGSVSLDETMSTCDSLKSPEFEYINNHDASPVSFVETKTGTCLHLSKHVEITGNICKGDVEVETIDKIVNVDKNFLDPRFYAAIDCDIYSNLRASEAKKRPSIDFMERVQKDINPSMRAILIDWLVEVAEEYRLAPDTLFLTVNYIDRYLSGNVMNRKQLQLLGIACMMIAAKYEEICALQVAEFCYITDNTYSKEEVLQMESAVLNYLKFEMTVPTTKCFLRQFIHAAQGNNKDPSLQLECLASYLTELSLLEYNMLCYAPSLIAASATFLARFILFSAEKPWNSMLGHYTHYLPSHLHDCVKALHHLCCNNHGSGLPAIKEKYSQHKYKFVAKKYCPPCVPPEFFEDPSD